One genomic window of Nicotiana sylvestris chromosome 10, ASM39365v2, whole genome shotgun sequence includes the following:
- the LOC138879333 gene encoding uncharacterized protein translates to MEFVIAPEQLYEPFSVSTLVGESILAARVYRSYIVTVWGRDTTTDLVELGMVDFDVIMGMDWLYSYIAKLDCRTRPIRLKFPDEPVIEWKGDNVVPGGRFIFYLKVAKMIKKGCIYHLVRVTDLDAEALSLESIPVVNEFPDELPGVPLDREIDFGIDVMPETQPISIPPYTMAPAELKELKEQLKDML, encoded by the coding sequence ATGGAATTTGTGATAGCACCAGAACAGCTTTATGAACCATTTTCAGTATCTACTCTGGTTGGTGAGTCAATTTTGGCTGCTCGAGTCTATAGGAGTTACATTGTCACGGTATGGGGTAGGGATACCACGACCGATCTTGTTGAGTTAgggatggtcgactttgatgtaataatgggaatggattggctttattcatacATTGCTAAGCTTGATTGTCGGACTAGAcctattaggcttaaattccctGATGAGCCCGTTATTGAATGGAAGGGTGATAATGTAGTGCCTGGAGGTCGGTTTATTTTCTACCTTAAGGTTgcgaagatgatcaagaaggggtgtatctatcatctAGTTCGGGTTACAGATCTTGATGCCGAGGCGCTTAGCCTTGAGTCTATACCGGTTGTGAATGAATTTCCAGATGAGCTCCCTGGTGTTCCCCTAGATCGGGAGATTGATTTTGGTATCGATGTGATGCCAGAAACGcaacctatatcaattccaccctACACAATGGCACCAgcagaattgaaagagctaaaggaacaattgaaggatatGTTATAG